Proteins co-encoded in one Cinclus cinclus chromosome 17, bCinCin1.1, whole genome shotgun sequence genomic window:
- the MMAB gene encoding corrinoid adenosyltransferase MMAB, with the protein MAERRWRSGAGSPDRAAAERAPRIYTRTGDSGFSSTFTGERRPKGDRIFEALGATDELSSAIGLAGEFSSEKGHTFVDQLHKVQCMLQDVGSNLATPLSSAREAHRKRTSFSEKPVLELEQWIDSYSEQLPPLRAFILPSGGRSSAALHFSRAVCRRAERCVVPLVQAGEADPNVAKYLNRLSDYLFVLARYAAMKEGKEEKIYIKPEP; encoded by the exons ATGGCGGAGCGGCGgtggcggagcggggcgggcag CCCCGACCGCGCCGCTGCCGAGCGGGCCCCGAGAATCTACACGAGGACAGGAGATTCAG GATTCTCCAGCACCTTCACCGGGGAGCGGCGGCCGAAGGGCGACAGGATCTTCGAGGCACTGGGAGCCACGGACGAGCTGAGCTCGGCCATCGG GCTAGCTGGTGAATTTAGCAGTGAAAAGGGCCACACGTTTGTTGATCAACTTCATAAA GTCCAGTGCATGCTGCAGGATGTGGGCTCCAACCTCGCCACGCCGCTCTCCTCAGCCAGGGAGGCTCACCGGA aACGAACATCATTCAGCGAGAAGCCCgtcctggagctggagcagtggATTGACAGCTActcagagcagctccctccccTCAGAGCCTTCATCCTGCCT TCTGGaggcaggagcagtgctgctctccacttCTCCCGAGCCGTGTGCCGTAGGGCTGAGAGGTG CGTGGTCCCTTTAGTCCAAGCAGGGGAAGCAGATCCAAACGTGGCCAAGTATTTAaacag GCTCAGTGATTATCTCTTTGTCCTGGCACGTTATGCTGCaatgaaggaagggaaggaagagaaaatctACATAAAACCTGAACCATAG
- the MVK gene encoding mevalonate kinase yields the protein MWARELAVSAPGKVILHGEHAVVLGKVALAVALDLRTFLRLRPGAEGRLSVCLPGVGVRRSWDTPGLRALRGRIAADFDESKSPSTEQLDALREFAGIAAGASAPESLATLAFLYMCLAISAKYGDVPSVDIVVWSELPTGAGLGSSAAYAVCLAAALLMVCGAISCPLQEGESTARWTEEELTLINSWAFRGEQVIHGNPSGVDNAVGTWGGALRYQAGKITPLKRVPTLRILLTNTKVPRSTKVLVAGVKEKILKFPAIMNPVLDSIDAISQECQNVLEAMPANPSPEHYPVLEEFFDINQHHLNVLGVGHPSLDRLCQVTASHSLHSKLTGAGGGGCGITLLPPDTSPLTVEAAKQDLCACGFECWETKIGAPGVTLHSCSSLSAQVLHVLTQS from the exons ATGTGGGCGCGGGAGCTGGCGGTGTCGGCGCCGGGGAAGGTGATCCTGCACGGGGAGCACGCGGTGGTGCTGGGCAAG GTGGCCCTGGCTGTGGCGCTGGATCTGCGGACGTTTCTCCGTCTGCGGCCCGGTGCTGAGGGCCGGCTGAGCGTCTGCCTGCCCGGCGTCGGCGTCCGGAGGAGCTGGGACACCCCCGGCCTCCGGGCCCTGCGGGGGCGGATCGCAG CTGACTTTGATGAGTCCAAGTCCCCCAGCACAGAACAGCTGGATGCACTGAGGGAGTTTGCTGGAATTGCTGCTGGAGCTTCCGCTCCAGAAAGCCTTGCTACTCTTGCCTTCCTGTATATGTGCCTGGCTATTTCTGCTAAGTATGG GGATGTTCCCAGCGTGGATATCGTGGTGTGGTCAGAGCTGCCCacgggagcagggctgggatccaGTGCTGCCTATGCTGtgtgcctggctgcagccctgctcatGGTGTGTGGAGCCATCTCCTGCCCACTGCAGGAGGGAGAATCCACAGCCAG GTGGACAGAAGAAGAGCTGACACTGATTAACAGCTGGGCCTTCCGAGGGGAGCAGGTGATCCATGGCAATCCCTCGGGTGTGGATAATGCTGTTGGCACCTGGG GTGGAGCCCTGAGATACCAAGCGGGAAAAATCACACCATTAAAGAG GGTGCCCACACTGAGGATCTTGCTGACCAACACAAAAGTCCCTCGGAGCACCAAGGTCCTCGTGGCTGGTGTAAAGGAGAAGATCCTGAAG ttCCCTGCCATAATGAACCCAGTGCTGGACTCCATCGATGCCATTTCTCAGGAGTGCCAAAATGTTCTGGAAGCAATGCCTGCAAATCCATCACCAGAGCATTACCCTGTGCTGGAG gagttCTTTGACATAAACCAACACCACTTAAATGTGCTTGGAGTgggccacccctccctggataggctgtgccaggtgacagcatcccacagcctgcacagcaaaCTGACTGGGGCTGGTGGAGGTGGCTGTGGCATCACCCTACTGCCACCAG ACACCTCCCCGCTCACCGTGGAAGCAGCCAAGCAAGACTTGTGTGCCTGTGGATTTGAATGCTGGGAGACCAAAATTGGGGCCCCCGGGGTGACCCTGCACTCCTGCTCCTCTCTAAGTGCCCAAGTGCTGCACGTGCTcacccagagctga